The nucleotide window tggtcaatggtacgttccttgtgaatggtatatatgcatcatgtttgtttgatactggagccgataactgctttgtgtcatttgaatttgagaagcttcttagacgtaagcgctcttatctttcgacgcctttcgaagtagaagtcgctaccggaagaaccattgctgtcaattctgtactccgtgattgtaccctcaagctcaacaatcatatgttcccgattaatctcattccaatgcaactcggaagtttcgatgtcatagtaggcatggactttcttcgtgaaaatcatgctgaagttgtgtgtgccgataagatgattcgttttgtgctagctagtggtgacattctatgtgtttatggtgaaactactgcgaaagatctcaagctcatgtcctgtcttcaagctcgcaaatatctccgcaaggaatatcgagccttcttggccaacattgttgtagcagagacggacaagaaaaagaaagttgaagtcaaggatgtccccgttgtccgagaatttcctcaggtattccctgatgatcttcctggattacctccaagccgtgatatcgactttcgaatcgaccttattccaggagccaacccagtagCCAAAGCTCcatatcgactcgctccatctgagatgcgagaactctcaaaccaactccaagagttacttgaaaaaggcttcattcgcccgagcacttctccatggggcgcaccagtcctcttcgtcaaaaagaaggacgggtcgttccgaatgtgcatcgattaccgggaattgaacaagctgaccatcaagaaccggtaccccttaccaagaatcgatgatctgtttgaccaactacaaggtgctcagtgtttctccaagattgatctacgttcaggctaccaccagttgcggattcaagaggaagacatacccaaaaccgcttttcgaacccgatacggccactacgaatttgttgtcatgccttttggtttgaccaacgcacccgcagtctttatggatctgatgaatcgcgtgtgtaaaccgttcttagaccgtttcgtcattgtattcatcgacgatgtcctgatctattccagatcgagggccgaacatgcgcagcatttgcgattggttctcgagttgcttcagggaaaccaactctacgccaaattctccaagtgtgagttctggttggaggaggttcaatttctgggtcacattgtgaatagtcggggtatacacgttgatcccgcaaagattgaggcagttaagggatgggttacgccaaagaatccgtcagaagttcgctcttttctcggattagctggttactaccggcgattcatcgaaggattctccaagattgctgtaccacttacctcccttactcataaagacaagccttttgtgtggggaaccgcgcaggagactgccttccaaaccctcaaacacatgctgtgccatgcaccagttcttacactgccggacggaagcgatgacttcgttgtctattgtgatgcttcaaaccttggacttggctgtgtactcatgcaacgagacaaggttatagcttacgcatctcgacagctcaaaatccacgagaagaactatacaacccatgacctcgagctaggcgcagttgtctttgccttaaagatttggcgacactacctgtatggtacaaagtgtacgatcttcacagatcacaagagcttacaacatatctttaaccagagagaactcaatatgcgtcaacgccgatgggtagaacttctcaacgattacgactgtgagatccgttatcacccaggcaaggcgaatgtagttgcagacgccctcagcagaaagaattacgtgataggtgttcgaaacatccaggctcagtataacctcgaagctctcatccgcgaagcacaacacgcttgctttaacgagcgtacgttgaagaaggaacgaatctatcacgatggaactcaactcgtgagcaaagccaacgggatattctattatctggaccgaatctgggttccgaggaggacagatttgcgaaagatcatcatgaacgaagcccacaaatcctgatattccattcatcccggtgcggacaaaatgtaccaggaccttcgctacaagtactggtggcctgggatgaaaagggatatttccctttatgttggtagctgtttaacttgtgcaagagtcaaggctgaacaccaaagaccttcaggcttactcgaacaaccgccgatacccgtatggaagtgggaaagcatagctatggatttcataactaagcttccaaccacgccatcaggtcacgacagtatttgggttatagtcgaccgtctaaccaaatcagcccactttttgccaatacgagaagactacaaggtggccaagctagcccaaatctacaccgacgagatcattaagaatcatggtacgcctcgagacatcatttctgatcgcgacgctcggtttacatcgagattgtgggaaacttttcaagcagctctaggtacgacgctgaatttgagtaccgcattccacccgcaaaccgacgggcagacggaaagaacgattcgtactattgaagacatgctccgtgcgtgtgttatcgattttggtggtagttggagcaaacacctaccgttagtcgaattttcgtacaataatagctatcactccagcatcgaaatggcacctttcgaagccctgtatggtaggagatgtcgctcgcctattgtatggcacgaggtcggtcattcacaattgactgggcccgagattctgcaagaaacgactgacaagatccaccagataagggaaaatttggtaaaggcccgggacagacaaaagatgtacgccgataaatgacgcaggccccgcgaatttgcagttggcgactacgtgctcctaaaggtatcaccttggaagggagtagtccgattcggcaaaagagggaaacttgcacctcgatttgttggaccttttaagattctggaaaggatcggtaaagttgcctacaaactcgaattaccggaggaactcagcaatgtccacccgactttccatatttcaaaccttcgaaaatgcgtagccgaccacgacgcaatagtaccactcgacgatcttcaggtcaatgagacgctacacttcgtggaaaagcctgtcgaaatcatggaccgacagaccaagcaactcagacgctctcgcattcctattgtaaaagtacgatgggaaggcaaacgaggcgcggagttcacttgggaactcgaaagtgacatgaaggccaagtacccgcagttatttagatagatctgaagcatcaaattggtaaaatcacacggcgatgtacggttctcggcctaatttcgggacgaaattccctaaaggaggggagactgtaacaccccgtgttttccaaaagtcaaagtcaaagtcaagtgttgactgttattggaattaaagattaataaagattaatttcattttagtttcattttgattttcgtattatttggagtaagtgttgtataatcaaactaatcgaccgataatcgaactgtgaatcaacgaccgactgtggatggtaggaagtaacaacgcaataaagctagtcaatcaataatcaagctaatcaaatcaatcatcgaactcaagtgtggggatttttgtactttttatacgtgtgtgtgtgccttatgtgttacttgtgcatgtttacttttatgttaaagtgtgtggtgaatcaatcaaatcaatcaagactcaaaggtgaatcaaacccaatggaaatcgaacccgaaatggttgtaaggatgcttgtatgtagatatagtagttggaactaaaagaaatttgattaggaattctatcatcctcaaatcatcgttcatcgaactcgaagtatcgaaaatcatcgcgaaacactcaaaaaccaggcaagccgatcgaacagggcaacctgatcgaacaggctagccgatcgaacaggctgttcgatcggacagctgctcgatcagggatgctgttcgatcagcagaccctttcctcttttggaagcctataaatagggctgtccttgtcaagcttcccacttttggaaaagctctgaccgaccagcctcttcttctcactaaatctcagatttctctcaaaccggtaagtatttcgttctaatccttgtacgtttttgttcattaatcgattctccatctttctatctttcaaaacttggatttcatccatgaaatcaccaagatctaggtgttcttgagtgatgtcatcatggtgttcttggtgttcatcaagaacttcatgttcttgacttcattcaaccatgaataaactagatctaaccgatttccacataaataacctaaaatcttccaaagatcttaacatttcacgatGGAAAAAGATTGGAAGATgagttttcatctatctttcaactcttttacactcaaaccggtgaaaacgaagcttgaaccaatttacaaatcaatctaaacgaacacatggttcaagattcgggttctaccgagagatataccgattccgggttaaacgttaaacttgggttccaaaccgtctctgaccgagtttgggtgattcctgctcgagtcagtagactaaatagggacttcagcttggtggttcaactcgtagtcaaaatatctctaaaacatcaacaattcacgggaagaaacaagtgttaagtaataggttaaccaaatcgagaagctggccgaacggctaggctgttcgatcgaacagcccaaccgaacgactatgccagccgatcggttaggctaaccgatcgactagcacttagacccaccaactcaccaaaagtgtagtattgacgaggtactgttcgatcgactacgccactcgattgtaatcattactgctcggatcatgagatactatactttaaaacacttagacttttgaaacaatggaatgtcacccaatcgagcatgccaaccgatcgagtgacatatttgaaaacaatgcaatgctaaccgatcggttgggctaaccgatcgaacagctgttcgatcgaccaacttgaaaggtagtacaaaccatcatacacaaacacatccttcacatcaaaggaagaaacaatccacttgaagaaaccagccgatcgagccagccggccgatcgaacggatgttcgaacggactttcaaaccaatcgaacagcccactcgatcgaactgctgtccgatcgaatggcctactcgatccaagtacattgtttacttttccgcgttactcatcgttgtgttatcgaactattcaggctaacctattctcagtgctcccttcaatccacaatcaaccactgtgagtatactcgatccctttttgctttcagcacttttgggtgttacatacgtaatctaacaaattcacaaacaacacaaactatttgaacgctaacctacttgcatgtattacttgcctaaatgattgctgtttattatgtttacacgtggagtgctatctacctgctttagcaacgtagtactatagtttggactcagcacccgttctcacgggggttgctaaggacaattacttgcatgggttacggtggtaatcatgtattgcgaactgtctcggacagtcaactcgaagtcgttggtatcgatggtcccttgttgataatttacatgcatcgtttgcccttgtgtacgtgcttggttatgcgtaaactattcgaactctatatgctatatcaaacttgtgtactcacctttacattatatgtattgactgttattttaacgtatgtgacaggtgtttaagctactagcgtgctagggaagcgaggcaataataagcttctaggagccagtgaccttaggacagtgtccacgtacctgttccagggccataattatctgtagatcttgtactggcacctgtagtcagtaagatttacggatagccgtctagaggtcttaaaacaatatttacattcggtttgtaataattaagaatttgagttgtcggaatagttcccatattgtttagttgatttctatgataacttgatattatttgggacacggtatgggacgtgtcatatactgaattgtatgatagttgttgtggagacttctgaacaatctgtttcgctcagtgccgcgccccgatgattccgccatcggttggggtgtgacagtaacgtttcgacgcgaaccctttcgacccgtactgtttcgaatcgaaccgtttcgacgcgtaccgtttcgacccgaaccgtttagTCGAATCGTTTCGACGCAAACCGTTTcaacgcgtaccgtttcgacgccaaccgtttcgacccgtaccatttcgaatcgaatcgtttcaacgcgaactgtttcgacccgtaccatttcaACCCGTATCGATTCGACCCAAACCGTTTCAAATCAaaccgtttcaacgcgaaccatttcgacccgtatCGTTTCGACCAACCGTTTCGATCCGAACTGTTTCGACGGGAAACGTTTCGATCCGaaccgtttcaacgcgaaccgtttcgacccgaactggTGGTTGTGGGTGCTAGGGTGATGGATTtcaattcatttgacaaccaaacacaacaaaaatgaaattgagattccaattccaacaatttccaattccaattggaatgtttaaatttCAATTCCTTCACTTTCTAATTCTTATACAAATTCCAATTACAATTCCAAATCATTCCGCgaaacaaacacccccttagaAAGAGAAGATTAATGTATTATTTAAGGGTGAATTACActttttgtcttttatgtttgtACCGAATTGCAATTGATGCCCTTTAACTCTAATAATTACAGacacgttttttttttcataaaaaaaacattacacccttaggtcctttagcactaaccactAACCAGATTATAAATTTCAGTAAGTCTAGTCATATCCATGAGAGTAGATCGGTAATTTTACTCGTTTGAAAAAatctattatttattatatataataaacaagaaGATTTGGGCTGATGTGGCATGTTTTTAGAGCTTCTTAGATTCcattttggcgggaaaatgagtGGGTATCTTTTATGCTAATATGGGTTACACGGGATCCGGATTCTTGACCCGGACTATATATTGTTTTAAATCACGAGCTAGGGTTTTGCTTCTGGCTGCAAACAAGAATAAAAAAATCCTATCCCAATCATCTTCTCTATGACAAACCCATACCACGCACAACCCTTCGATCATTTGTGTTCTTCCTTCAATACTCTCGGCGCCGTTAATCTTCGATCAACCAGGTTGAGGATTTGCAGTTGTCTGTGTATGTAATCTACACGATGTTGGTTAGTTTATTCTTTTTTAATTTTGCTGATACACTGTTTCACTCGACCTTCATTCCATGGATCTCATCATCTGCTATCTGTCTCCAATCTAATTATCCAGGTTAGATTGTTATTTATATTTTGGCCCGTTTAGGGTTTGTTTTGATTTGTTATGATTTTACCTCAAGATCTAACACAAAGTGTTCATGAACCACATTGCAGGCTGGGTTTTGAAGGGGATCATAACAAAGGGATTCTTTCAAGTTCGTCAATTTTGAATGTAAGTAATATATCTAATTTCTTGTCTGCATAAAAAGAGATGCAAGTTGATTCTCTTATTTTATCTAACTATGGTGAAAAAAAGAAATGTCTTTCTGTCTAATAAGCAATCACTGAAAGGTACCAAGTTGTTGAAAGGGCATGAAACTGTAAGTCATCTTGACTGTTCTTCTTATCTAAATGGAAATGAGGAGTCCTACAATATGAGCATGTTAAATCATTTTTGTAATGCATAAGGCCATATGGGCATAATATACAGTTGCTTAAAAAAGTAATCAAGGTGTTTGATGCTTTACACGGTTAAAAATAATTACACCTTGTATGATTTGGGACTTGGTAAGATCATGTTCAGCAACCTAATTTTATCACTTTTTACAACCATAAAAATGATTTAGTTAAGAGGTCGCAATCGGGTCATGGAACGTGTCAAAAAGGTTGGGTTGGTTTGATCTGATACGCTTTCCTCCCAATATATATAATTACTTAATGTGTTAAATAAAATTTATACTATTTCAACCAACGAGGCTTGGATTCATTGCTCAGTAGCATCACACATGCTAGCATTGAACAAAGATTGTTTCTTTTTCTAATGGTATAAATGTAAGGTTTAATTTGGTGATGTGTTATAATAATGGTTTAATTTACTAATAAACTTTGTTTGTCCCTTGAAAAATTTGATATTTCGTTTAAGTTCTTTGATAGTTTTTCAATCATTTACATTTTTCTTCAGTTATGTTCAAATTGTTCATTCTTTTGACTTTATTTCTTGCAGCTGATCGGCGTGCCGAATTTGTATACAGATGATGCTTATCAAAAGGAACTTGAGCATATTGAGAAGGTCAGACTTTATCTTTGCTCTATTATCATTTAATAAAAGTTTATAAAATTCAACGTATATGTGTTTTCCTTACACCAGGTTTTTGTCCCCTTGGTTGAAAAATGCAAGAAATACGGAAGAGCAATGCGCATTGGAACAAATCACGGGAGTCTTCCAGATCGTATCATGAGTTACTATGGTGATTCTCCTAGGGGAATGGTAAGCAATTTCTCTACCTTACTTCAACTTTTAAGTTTACTTAATATTGCCTAAATTGTCATTTATGTCATACAAACGTTGATTTAATTTCACAGGCTGAATCTGCATTTGAGTTTGCAAGAATCTGCAGGAAATTAGACTTCCATAACTTTGTATTTTCAATGAAAGCAAGCAATCCTGTGATTATGGTTCAAGCATATCGTCTTCTTGTAGCTGAAATGTATGTTCAGGGTTGGGACTATCCTTTGCATTTGGGAGTCACCGAAGCTGGTGAGGGTGAAGATGGACGTATGAAATCCGCAATCGGTATCGGGACACTTCTTCAGGTTTTTATTATTCTTCACGCTGCAttctttttacaaaaataaaaataaatgagCTCTATAAATCCTTATACATTGTTCATATAATCAATCATATGCTTAATTTGTATGGTATACAGGATGGTCTTGGTGATACTATAAGAGTTTCGCTTACCGAACCTCCAGAGGAGGAAATAGACCCGTGTAGGAAATTAGCCAATCTTGGTATGAAAGCATCCCAAATTTTACAAGGGATGGtacgtttttttttaatttattatttaaattacttATGTCTACTGTCTTGTATTTACCAAAACACCGTAATTTTAATTGCATTTATATTTCCAGGCACCATTTGAAGAGAAACATCGATGCTATTTCGATTTTCAAAGGAGAACTGGTGATTTACCTGTGCAGAAGGAGGTTTGTTTGTGACTCTTCACAAAACTttaaatattttcttaaatatACATTAAATAATTAAATGTATGACAGGGTGAAGAGGTGGATTATAGAGGTGTACTCCACCACGACGGTTCTGTTCTCATGTCTGTTTCTCTGGATCAACTCAAGGTTTATTAAATTCTCAATTATGTAGACTTTGTAATACATTTACGTATCCATTATAAACTTTTGCATTTTCTTTTTCCAGACACCTGAACTCTTCTATAGATCACTAGCTGCAAAACTTGTGCTTGGTATGCCATTCAAGGTCAGTTCATTCTTTGTCACATGATTTATAAGAACTCGTGAATGTTCCGTAACATATGTATTTGTTAACTCATTATATATGGTATTTTATTCAGGATCTTGCAACTGTAGATTCTATCTTATTGGGAGAGCTTCCACCAGCAGACGATAAAGATGCTGTAAGAAACCTTTccattaaaatataatatatacaaTTACATAGATTATATTATTTCGGTGTTAATCTATTTTTATTATTCATGATCAGCGCCTAGCTCTTAAAAGGTTGAATGATGTAAGTATCGGAGTTACAACTCCTTTGTCAGAACAATTAACAAAGCATATTGACCCATGTTTGGTATGGTACCATGGGTAAAATAGTTTAAAGCATATTGACCCATCTTAGATTTTAAAATTTATACTTTCTCGGGTGAAATTCCGTCTGTGATTGGACTCATGCAGGCGCTTACGGTTTTATAAGTGATTTCATCCTATTTTATTGTAGTTGAAACccattatttatataattttttcaAGTTGTTGTTTCGCGGTATTGCAGGGACCTGAGTTGCAATAATTTGACCGGTCAAATTCCTCCGATCCTTGGAAACTTGACTTATACTGAAAAATTGTGAGAacgttattttgtttttttttttttttttttgtgttgtgCTGATGTTGTAATAATTAGTTTATAAGATGTTTGACTGTTTAGCAATTTGATTATATAAACACTTAATGGTATTCTCCATAAGAACGTTTTATATATTAACTTCTTGAAACTGCGTTCTTCGGTTTTGTTGTAGGTATCTCCATAACAACAAGTTGACAGGATCCATTTCTCCTGAGCTCGGGAATATGTCGAAGCTCCATTACCTGTATACACGCTTCCATCCATTCACTACATGCAGTTTACAGTTTATATTGGAATCTCCCCCAATATTTCTAAAGATTGGGGACTGAACCTTCGAAGAAACAACTTGTAGATTTTCTAAAGATTACACAAGTTGACTTGCAAACCAAACAAATGGAGTGCACGTTGGCAAGAGAGAAGTTGACGTTGAGCAACATTCCTCTGGTAATGTCAGTTGCGCAAAAATATAAACACATGGGAGCAGATATGTATGATCTAATTCAGGTAAATGTTAGTAATGTTAGCATCtataattgtttatttatatgtTCTCTCACTTATAATTTGATCTTGTACTCATCTAGGGCGGTTTAATTGGACTACTTAGATGGATAGAGTAATATGATTCATCTAGGGGGCACAAGAGTTCTACATATGTTTATTGGTGGATACGACAGGTGAGAACGACaaatttacattacatttcttgaaTTTTATAATGTTGCCTGGATGAAGAAGTATTGTTTTACTTAATTGGACTATGTATTGAATGACACTATTTACTTAAGTTGTTATTGTTAACATAACATCTATGAAGacattttttaatttattattaatttattatactAGAATTATCACCCGTCGCAATGCGGCAgggattcattagttatatatcatgttagatgaaaggaAAATGTTTCTTGCATGACCACGAGCTTGtgtgtaaaaccgagaaaaaaataattaagtcgatctctgactcgcacgctacgacagacctatcaaacggggaaaaatagacgcactgcgacggacatgtcaaacaggaaaaaaatagatgaaaaaacgttgaac belongs to Helianthus annuus cultivar XRQ/B chromosome 5, HanXRQr2.0-SUNRISE, whole genome shotgun sequence and includes:
- the LOC110901210 gene encoding 4-hydroxy-3-methylbut-2-en-1-yl diphosphate synthase (ferredoxin), chloroplastic-like isoform X2, which translates into the protein MVKKRNVFLSNKQSLKGTKLLKGHETLIGVPNLYTDDAYQKELEHIEKVFVPLVEKCKKYGRAMRIGTNHGSLPDRIMSYYGDSPRGMAESAFEFARICRKLDFHNFVFSMKASNPVIMVQAYRLLVAEMYVQGWDYPLHLGVTEAGEGEDGRMKSAIGIGTLLQDGLGDTIRVSLTEPPEEEIDPCRKLANLGMKASQILQGMAPFEEKHRCYFDFQRRTGDLPVQKEGEEVDYRGVLHHDGSVLMSVSLDQLKTPELFYRSLAAKLVLGMPFKDLATVDSILLGELPPADDKDAGPELQ
- the LOC110901210 gene encoding 4-hydroxy-3-methylbut-2-en-1-yl diphosphate synthase (ferredoxin), chloroplastic-like isoform X1 → MVKKRNVFLSNKQSLKGTKLLKGHETLIGVPNLYTDDAYQKELEHIEKVFVPLVEKCKKYGRAMRIGTNHGSLPDRIMSYYGDSPRGMAESAFEFARICRKLDFHNFVFSMKASNPVIMVQAYRLLVAEMYVQGWDYPLHLGVTEAGEGEDGRMKSAIGIGTLLQDGLGDTIRVSLTEPPEEEIDPCRKLANLGMKASQILQGMAPFEEKHRCYFDFQRRTGDLPVQKEGEEVDYRGVLHHDGSVLMSVSLDQLKTPELFYRSLAAKLVLGMPFKDLATVDSILLGELPPADDKDARLALKRLNDGPELQ
- the LOC110901210 gene encoding 4-hydroxy-3-methylbut-2-en-1-yl diphosphate synthase (ferredoxin), chloroplastic-like isoform X3, which gives rise to MRIGTNHGSLPDRIMSYYGDSPRGMAESAFEFARICRKLDFHNFVFSMKASNPVIMVQAYRLLVAEMYVQGWDYPLHLGVTEAGEGEDGRMKSAIGIGTLLQDGLGDTIRVSLTEPPEEEIDPCRKLANLGMKASQILQGMAPFEEKHRCYFDFQRRTGDLPVQKEGEEVDYRGVLHHDGSVLMSVSLDQLKTPELFYRSLAAKLVLGMPFKDLATVDSILLGELPPADDKDARLALKRLNDGPELQ